A region of the Notolabrus celidotus isolate fNotCel1 chromosome 18, fNotCel1.pri, whole genome shotgun sequence genome:
ACGCAGCAGATTTAATCTGCAGCACAGTGAGTGTTAACGTCTCCACTCTCCACAGGTGTCAATACTGGAGGCCATCTCTGTGCTCCACCCTGACAAGGTGAATGTGGTGAAGTTCTTTGAGATGTTCAAAGATATGGTGTGGACATgtcttgtgtttgaaatgttggaCATGCATCTCTACGACCTGATTGAAGAACGAGATGGAAAACCACTGTGTCTCCAGGAGATACGGCCCATAGCACAGCAGGTATGTGCAGTCAGTCACAAGTTACAGGCTGTTTAAAAACCCTGACTCTAAAAGAAGTTAGGACGCTGtataaaatgtttataaaatagATTTTGATGTTTGAAAATCCTTTTACATCGTAGCCAATGAAAACTAAATCCCAATGTTTCTCCTGTGTGATTGgttcctgcagctgctggttGCCTTGGATGCCCTAAAGAGTCTTGGGATCATCCACACTGACATCAAGCCTGACAATATAATGATGGTCCACAAGCAGAGCCAGACCCTCAGGGTAAAACTTATAGACtttggtgaagccatgctgGCCTCCGAAGCGGAGCCTACGATGGAAGCTCAACCAATCGGATACAGGTGGGTTCCTCATTCATGGCTCAACAGTTCATGACATTCATCTGATCATCCAACTTGTTCTTTTGGTTGTTAAAGTTTGTAACACCTCTGGCTCTTGTCTGTCCTCCTCAGGTCTCCAGAAATTGCCCTCGGCTTGCCTTTCCATGAAGCTATAGATGTGTGGGGGGTCGGCTGCATCCTGGCCTTCCTCTACCTGGCTGATCACCTCTTCCAGGTGCACTGCGAATATCAAATGGTATGTTATTCACCTCAAACAAAGTGGAGACCTTCTGTAGGATGTCAGCTGATGTcattgtgtgtatatatatatatatatatatatatatatatatatatatatatatatatatatatgccaTGTTTTGTATTACCATATTTTACTTATGATCTCCTGGAAAcgctctttctttttgtttttacactggtatgaacaaaaagacaataaagcttgatttgatttgacttaTATTTGATGTGCAGATGAAGAGCATGGTGGAGGTCCTGGGCCAGCCGAGGGACTGTCTGCTGAATGCTGGACTCCTCACAAAGTTGTTCTTTTGTGAGAAGGAGAGTTCCTGGAGGCTCCTGGTAGAgtactttgttctgttttgtttgaacAGGTTACATTCTGTCATTTTGTAGCTCTTTAAATGGTTCTCACATTCACATTCTGCTTGTTTAGAGACCTGTAGAGTACAGACTCGTCAGTGGGATGTACGCAGAGGAGCACATCAACAGAATTGAGCAGCCCACGTCTCTGGATGATCTGGTAAATGTAGGTACTCTTTGTTTGATCAGTAATGTCTGAATCAGTGTTTGTCACCATCgttctctgattggtcaactCCAAAATGACTGACCTGAATCTGTTTCCAACTCCAGTTCTACCCCAGAGAAAAAGCTGCTGAGTATGTGGACAGGAAGGCTTTTGTGGACCTCCTTAAAAAGCTGCTGCATCTTGAAGGGGATCTCAGGATCTCTCCCCATCAAGCTCTGCAGCACCCTTTCATAACAACGTCCCACCTGGTGGAGCAGTGCCACAGCAAAGCATAGTGAGTGACGGTGATCCTGAGTGGAGTAGATGGACTGTTGTCTCTTTTCATTGGTTTATTGATTCACAAACTGATTTTCATATTTCATCCAGTCTGACCACCGCCCAGTCCATGATGGACCTTTTGGAGGACTCAGCAGACCGAGTGAACACCCCTGCAGCCCTCAAACCTGATCAAGGCTCGGCCACCGGATCTTGCAGTCCCAGTGATGATGGGTCAGCCAACAGGTCCTTTAAGGGAACCACAGACCCTGTCTCCTTTGTGGATGGTCCAGAGTCAGATACATCAGATCAAGGCGTGTACTCTGACGATGATGACGATTGGGCTCCTGAGGAAGTTCTGTCTTTATTCCCTTTTGATAAAGATCAAGCTGCCCCCACTGATGATGAAGAAATACAGCCTCACTCCAGAGAGGAGACCTCATCCAAAGACACAGTCTCCTTTGAAAACGATCCCACTTTGGGGTCCTCCTGTGAAGAAGATTCAGCTGATTGGTCTTCTGATGACGATTTGACCTGGGTCACCTATGATGAAGATCTAGCTATGTGGTCTTCTGTTGAAGACTTGACCTCCGTCACTTATGATGAAGACCTGGCTATGTGGTcttctgatgatgatgacgtgTCTTCCCTCTCCAGTGAAGATTTAGCCTCCTTGTCTTCCCACATTGAGGGACCACCTCCCAGCCTCCTTTCATCGGATGGAGCCTCCTCCAGAGACTCCTGGTCTGCATCCTCGGCCTCCTCTGGTCGaaagagaaaaactgtgaaGCGGATTCAGAGATTCTTCAGGCGTGGCGCTGAAAccttttgttgttgctgctgtgtggAGGACTGAAACCTTCACATGACATCTGTTGTGTGTTATTAATGTGATAAAAGTGTTACCTTGTTAACTAACAATAAAACTAAGTGGAGTCAATCTCTACAACAAATAGCCACAGACGTCTTTTGTGACTTGCTGCTAAGTGGACTGAGTGATATCTCCTGGTTTAACAAAGAGGGTTTCAGTTTCAGAACAATTCATCTTCATGAACAATCTCTCTTCAATATCAAGATCCAAAAATAGTTTTTCAGGAgtttacaaaacaacaaccctgtttttaactttgataatacaatttaattacattttgattAAGAATCCAAATATTCAggttgataacaaaaatgtataTTGTCAACGTTACTATAAGTAGAAACCTCTCATATGAATAATAATCATGACAAAAATATCCTAAAGTTTTATTTAGATGGAGAATATATGTGAACTTTCACTGTAGAGGGTGTTAGCAAAGAGCCAGACACTGATGTATTGGCTCTACCAAAGTTTGAGATTGTGTATGTGATGAAAACTCAATAAAgattttgaatattttgaatatttcatattttgccACGTTTTTGGgggtgttgtgtgttttctgtgtttcaatacattttacacacacTCTGTTAAATGTACAAATcaattaaaacatttgtttacaataaatagtaaaatattaataaattaaaattaagtttaatatgaatttaacatttcatttaacatgtgGATGGAGATTGTGGATGTCACCTGATAGTGTGAGTGATGACTGTGTGAACCATATcttgtatatataatggacaatagtatccgtgacatcacctatctgttccctgagcgctgttttgaagctaatcattggtgggagccatattggaaaagtgGAACccaaccaaaagagtgtgacgtaaagaggcggagtttgagcctcctggccaacagctgtgttccctcctgtcagtcaagtcagtcatgtcctttttgggcaaaactggtaatcttaatatcttctgaaccatcgtgttagaaaaaattaaccccctgtacagtgtgagccaatAGGggaattagctacgtagacccaagacgttttttgaaccaggctgtaaacatgtttatttctgctgtaaagatcgtcttctttgaatgggtgtgtatgtggtttctggtgtttctgcagccagcctcaagtggacactcaatgaattgcagtttataacacttctgcatgggcttcatattttgagaccagaggttgccgctcaGTATAAACAGAATGGACTGATATCCAAGAATGATTAAAAGTACAAATTAAATCCATTCCAATTTACTTTTCAATAAATGATATAACTTTCGGTTTgatatcaaaaaaataaaagtcatgaAATCTGCTGTGACATAATCctgtgcctctcaaaattctttattcataaaaacaggactatgaaatctcccccaaatttgttgtttttctaaatgaattccaAATATACCTAGAatctttgaaaataattaaaggacCAAATAAGGACCCTTCAGGGTGGTCAAGACCCCTCCGCTTCGCATCTGTGtcatgtctcaccctgttgggattctttttcccataacaacctgctaaccatacattatcccgcttattacccagccactaacttaaaatacaaacacattggtaaaaacattgattaaatattattttattgatttaaaatgattcatgtttacagtttttttttaaatagtcccagtgattcctcgtcagttggCGTTCTacggtgatggattcttatctgcctgttaaatgtgtctgaactattttttgtggattgatttgacactgcactgcctcattttaacttgatgtaactctgcttgtttttatttttatttatttcatcacgttgtttttatttattgtgttttaatctgtctgtaaagtgaccttgagtgttttgaaaggtgcttctaaataaaatgtattattattattattattattattattattattattattattattacatgatgtgtgatcagtttgtctctggtgttgctcatgttagtggaagttaataaccgttgtcaaggggttttgaccaatcagaatcaagcttcttacacaaccggaagatcagtaagaaagacgGGTAATAAGAACACTTAAAATATACGATTCCCTAAAAGAATTCCTCCCTGAATTATAAAATGATTCCCTTTCCTtactcaacttattttattatttattttctatgtatgtatAATTTTCTCATTCACCTTAAATTACCAACTGAAgctgtgttgtttctgtgtccttaatgattgtttatgtatgtatgatgctccttctgaaaaaacaaacacagttagTCACTTTTCCCTGTCAACACGCAGAGGCAGCGTTTGTGCGTCTGTCGTCA
Encoded here:
- the LOC117830186 gene encoding homeodomain-interacting protein kinase 3-like; the encoded protein is MSTALIPPEVQEGQFLFGSSAYTVQEFIGEGAFGKVAKCKNLSTEELVAVKIMKPTRDLERDTEHEVSILEAISVLHPDKVNVVKFFEMFKDMVWTCLVFEMLDMHLYDLIEERDGKPLCLQEIRPIAQQLLVALDALKSLGIIHTDIKPDNIMMVHKQSQTLRVKLIDFGEAMLASEAEPTMEAQPIGYRSPEIALGLPFHEAIDVWGVGCILAFLYLADHLFQVHCEYQMMKSMVEVLGQPRDCLLNAGLLTKLFFCEKESSWRLLRPVEYRLVSGMYAEEHINRIEQPTSLDDLVNFYPREKAAEYVDRKAFVDLLKKLLHLEGDLRISPHQALQHPFITTSHLVEQCHSKAYLTTAQSMMDLLEDSADRVNTPAALKPDQGSATGSCSPSDDGSANRSFKGTTDPVSFVDGPESDTSDQGVYSDDDDDWAPEEVLSLFPFDKDQAAPTDDEEIQPHSREETSSKDTVSFENDPTLGSSCEEDSADWSSDDDLTWVTYDEDLAMWSSVEDLTSVTYDEDLAMWSSDDDDVSSLSSEDLASLSSHIEGPPPSLLSSDGASSRDSWSASSASSGRKRKTVKRIQRFFRRGAETFCCCCCVED